Within Sorangiineae bacterium MSr11367, the genomic segment GCCCACGCCGTTCTGGAAGCTGACGATCACGGTCGGCTTGTCCAGCGCCGCGTCCAGCGCGCGCGCCGCATCCTCCGTGCCGCTGGACTTCACGGTCACCAGCACGAGATCCGCCTGCAAGGGGCGGGACACGTCCGTGTCGAAGCGCACCCCCGCCGCGGGCACCTTCATGTCGGCGCCCAGGTAGTCCGTGAGGTGCAGCCCGTGCTCTCGAAGTTCCCTACCGAGCCGCTCGCGGCCGATGAAGCTCACCGAGCCCCCCGCCGCGCGCAAGCGCCCCCCCACGTAGCAACCGATGCTTCCTGCTCCGAAGACGCAGATTTCCTTCGACATGTCGAACCCGAAGCCTTCCCCGAGAAAGGCTTCGAGTCCAGAGATCTCTCAGATCACGGGTAATTCACCCAGTTTTGTTTGTTGTTGCTGGCGTTGGCCGCGTTGCCGGTGTTGTTGATGATGCGGTTGATCGTCCCTTTTCCGCCGAGCGACACGGTCACCATGTTGTGGAAGCGCACACCGGAGGTATCCGGCACCTCGAAGGCCCGATCTGCGACGACGCTCGGGTTGGTGTTGAAGAAGCAATAGCTGCCCAGGCCCCACGCTTCGTGCGACGTCACGGAATTGGCCACTTTGTAGGCGGCATAGCCCCGGGTCGAGCCGTTCATCCAGGCGGATTGGTTCGGCGGATCGTAGGGCATCTCGTTTTGGTAGAAGTACGTCCGGCCGCCGTTGCCGTTCCAGATGGTCTGGTACTTCTTGTAGTGCTCGACGAAGAGGCCATACGTCGTCACATTGTTACCATTGACGATGAGCCCCGTGTCCGCGGTGTTCGTGTCCCAGCCGACTCCGTCCGTGTGATCGGCGCGCCAGAGCCAGAGGTGATCGGCAATCACGTTGTTGCTGTTGATCACCAGGCTCGTGGTGGCCCGACCCACGCCACCGCCACCGATGCGGACGAACACATCGTGCAGCGAGGTCGGGTTCGAGGCGTGGCTCACGCTGTTCGTCGAGGGGCCGACTTGCATGAGCAAGGGCGAATTGGTCGGGGCGGCGTCGAGGAGGAGTCCCGCGATCTTCACGCCGTCCACGTCGGCCACGCTGATGGCCATGATTCCGTTGTCCGGAACCAGGGTGGCGAGGCCGAGGCCGAGAACGACGGTGTCGGCGCGGTTGACGCGAATCGTGTCACTCAAGTGGTAAATGCCCGGGGTAAACAGCACGTGTTTGCCCTCAGCCATCGCGCTGTTGATCGTGGCCGCGGAAACACCCGGCTTCGCAATGTAGAATTGGCTCAACGGAATGGAGGCGCCCGCCGGCGTGCCGCTTCCCCAGGTGATGCCCTGCGAATTGTTGCGCAGGCTCGGGACGAATACGTTGTACGCGCCCGCCGAATCCACGTAGAGAAACGGCTTCTCGCGAACCACGGGCGTTTGCCCCACCACGGTGAACGGCGGATTGGGGTATTGCCCGGAAGGCGCATTGACGACGCCAACGAACACCATGTTCCAATTGGAGCCGTTCCAGCTTCCCCAGGTCGCATTGCGCGAAAGCCACTGCTGCTGCGAGCCGGAGCGCACCTGGCCGTCGATCTTCGAATCGGCGATGAAGCCTCCGCTCGCCCACCCGCCGTCGTCGAGCACCAGATCGCCCCGCACGTGCATGCGGCGGTACGGTGCGGCTTGGGAGACAGCCCACCGGTCGGCGCCCCCGTTGGGCGTCACGGACAGGTTTTCCGCGGCGCGCCAGAAATTGTGCGTCGCGTTCTGCGGGGGGAACCAGTCCGCCTCGACGTGCACCGCCCCATTGATGGTCACATTGTCGGGCGAAAGGCCCAACCC encodes:
- a CDS encoding RICIN domain-containing protein, giving the protein MNAGLVKSRRRPRIRTVGVTSLTMAATAVTLGTSHPASADDVSSGSSYTVTNVNNGKCVDARSAGTANGTAVQQYSCNSTLSQSWLFQATSGGYFQVGSGNSTAQAWDVTDVSTADGAPIQLWTYSNGNNQQWQPVKESSGAYHFVNRNSGKCLDVPGASTADSVQLQQATCNGSGAQAFNLTKVGGPAPGQPDFGPNVVIFDPSMSASTIQSRLNSIFSQQEQAQFGSGRYAVVFKPGTYNVDVNVGFYTQVLGLGLSPDNVTINGAVHVEADWFPPQNATHNFWRAAENLSVTPNGGADRWAVSQAAPYRRMHVRGDLVLDDGGWASGGFIADSKIDGQVRSGSQQQWLSRNATWGSWNGSNWNMVFVGVVNAPSGQYPNPPFTVVGQTPVVREKPFLYVDSAGAYNVFVPSLRNNSQGITWGSGTPAGASIPLSQFYIAKPGVSAATINSAMAEGKHVLFTPGIYHLSDTIRVNRADTVVLGLGLATLVPDNGIMAISVADVDGVKIAGLLLDAAPTNSPLLMQVGPSTNSVSHASNPTSLHDVFVRIGGGGVGRATTSLVINSNNVIADHLWLWRADHTDGVGWDTNTADTGLIVNGNNVTTYGLFVEHYKKYQTIWNGNGGRTYFYQNEMPYDPPNQSAWMNGSTRGYAAYKVANSVTSHEAWGLGSYCFFNTNPSVVADRAFEVPDTSGVRFHNMVTVSLGGKGTINRIINNTGNAANASNNKQNWVNYP